The following coding sequences lie in one Drosophila bipectinata strain 14024-0381.07 chromosome XR, DbipHiC1v2, whole genome shotgun sequence genomic window:
- the LOC108127201 gene encoding coactosin-like protein, protein MSDGIEVEQIVESKPRRMPLATSLDKDSIREAYEDVRSDLTDTEWAVFKFDGPQIVVHARGQCFEEFRQQFGDSERAFGYIRIQMGDEMSKRKKFIFLTWIGQEVGVIQRAKMSTDKALIKDVLNNFAVELQAGVETELDIGLFREALNRAGGANYGTGIRDN, encoded by the exons ATGCCATTGGCCACCTCACTGGACAAGGACTCCATTCGCGAGGCATACGAGGACGTGCGCTCCGATCTCACAGACACCGAGTGGGCGGTGTTCAAGTTCGACGGCCCCCAGATCGTGGTCCATGCCAGGGGCCAGTGCTTCGAGGAGTTCCGTCAGCAGTTCGGCGACTCGGAGCGCGCCTTCGGCTACATTCGCATCCAAATGGGCGACGAGATGTCCAAGCGCAAGAAGTTCATCTTCCTGAcgtggatcggccaggaagTGGGCGTCATCCAGCGGGCCAAAATGTCCACGGATAAGGCGCTCATCAAGGACGTGCTTAAT AACTTTGCAGTGGAGCTGCAGGCGGGCGTGGAGACGGAGCTGGACATCGGCCTGTTCCGGGAGGCGTTGAACCGCGCCGGTGGTGCCAACTACGGTACCGGCATCCGGGATAACTAG
- the LOC108127173 gene encoding uncharacterized protein, producing MDIDLSLDEIIERKRAQGGGRPIDKKFTASYTKPRPKLLNKPAFKAGPGQGGMQSDQPVPRSFDARNKIIQKTRAKIADAREILNQNMRESGIDARQLLLERKKERLDVNSSDESLSLPPPPVRSISRHARGVGVHLGHFGQRTITMSDRSGGGVIEAGYDSESDDDRGPPTRRFNGSKLNPASKAFVPRGYVDHDNMQELEEEEISRTLHFGNYTNQPPARYTFGGYDLNRDDDVEMSTAPLKNNIANDPFAIYEAARNRIERPSLPSPLIVGRSDTVDKLFERRQRNIVPTTNLPESLRARLFGGEPDRRVSHGIYANENRNRGSARQVVPRGGRSGTGGSGGSSSGGGSAAGGSSGSTLTQSKSSRRSPPLGAANNKAGYRLLVSNLHANVTTADIRELFNDIGPMYDAHVVRPGTAEVIYKTLEHAEMAVEAYHHREFDDQPMHCVLVNPHSSNRSSRSASSRTVTTNSSGVEVDIDALHSVLFRDR from the exons ATGGACATCGACCTAAGTCTGGACGAGATTATAGAGCGAAAGCGCGCTCAAGGAGGAGGCCGGccaattgacaaaaaatt TACTGCGAGCTATACGAAGCCGCGTCCCAAATTACTTAACAAGCCGGCATTTAAGGCTGGACCAGGACAAGGGGGCATGCAGTCGGATCAGCCGGTGCCGCGCTCCTTTGATGCCCGGAACAAAATCATTCAGAAGACACGTGCCAAGATTGCGGATGCCCGCGAAATACTCAACCAAAACATGCGCGAGTCGGGCATCGATGCCCGTCAGTTACTGCTCGAGCGTAAGAAGGAGCGACTTGACGTCAACTCGTCCGACGAATCCCTGTccctgccgccgccgcctgtGCGTAGCATTTCGCGTCATGCTCGAGGAGTGGGCGTCCACCTGGGCCATTTTGGACAACGCACTATCACTATGTCCGACCGGTCTGGTGGTGGAGTTATCGAGGCCGGCTACGATTCAGAGTCTGATGACGATCGTGGTCCGCCGACCAGACGGTTTAACGGATCCAAATTGAACCCGGCGTCCAAGGCATTTGTGCCTCGCGGCTACGTAGATCATGATAATATGCAGGAACTTGAAGAGG AGGAAATAAGCCGAACTTTGCATTTTGGCAACTACACTAACCAGCCGCCAGCACGCTACACGTTTGGTGGCTACGATTTAAATCGGGACGACGACGTGGAGATGTCCACAGCTCCGCTAAAGAACAACATTGCCAATGATCCGTTTGCCATATACGAGGCGGCTCGCAATCGTATCGAGCGCCCCTCGCTGCCATCTCCGCTTATTGTGGGCCGTTCGGATACGGTTGATAAGCTTTTTGAGCGCCGCCAGCGTAACATAGTGCCCACCACCAATCTGCCGGAGTCGCTGCGTGCCCGTTTGTTTGGCGGCGAACCGGATCGCCGTGTCTCCCATGGAATCTATGCTAATGAAAATAGAAATAGGGGTAGTGCCAGACAGGTCGTCCCCAGGGGCGGCCGCAGCGGAACCGGTGGTAGTGGCGGTAGCAGCAGCGGAGGCGGCAGCGCTGCCGGTGGCTCTTCTGGATCCACTTTGACCCAATCAAAATCTTCACGCCGTTCTCCACCTCTGGGTGCGGCCAACAACAAGGCTGGCTACCGTCTTCTAGTCAGCAATCTACACGCGAACGTAACCACGGCTGATATTCGTGAGCTTTTCAACGATATAGGGCCCATGTACGATGCCCATGTCGTGCGCCCCGGCACCGCCGAGGTTATATACAAGACTTTGGAGCATGCCGAAATGGCTGTGGAGGCGTACCACCATCGCGAGTTTGATGACCAGCCCATGCATTGTGTGCTGGTCAATCCGCACTCGTCCAACCGATCCTCGCGATCGGCAAG CTCTCGCACAGTTACCACCAACTCCTCGGGCGTGGAGGTGGACATTGATGCACTCCATTCGGTGCTTTTCCGGGACCGCTAG
- the Ost48 gene encoding dolichyl-diphosphooligosaccharide--protein glycosyltransferase 48 kDa subunit, translating to MMWKALLITVLAFVHCQAVLETDANTLVLLDNLAIRETHSIFFKSLQDRGFKLTYKLADDSSLLLSRYGEYLYKNVIIFAPSVEEFGGDISVERLAQFVDDGGNVLVAGSEKSGDALREFASECGFELDEENAAVIDHLNYDASDAGDHTTILTSAKNLIQADTIVGKANRKSDAAPLIYRGTGLIADKENPLVLKVLTAESSAYSYNPDSSVTDYPHAVGRGTLLIAALQARNNARVVFSGSLVFFSDESFTTAVQYAQSGVFHKQAGNRAVAESISQWVFGETGRLRVGSVQHNKEGERLPPEQAYTITDPVVYTIAIEELVDGQWRAFKANDIQLEFVRIDPFVRTYLKQTKTGAYEAKFKIPDVYGVYQFKVDYDRVGYTHLYSTTQVSVRPLEHTQYERFIPSAFPYYTSAFSMMIGVFVFSFVFLHFKDEPTGKSSKDDKKTQ from the exons ATGATGTGGAAGGCTCTGCTAATTACCGTCCTGGCATTTGTGCACTGCCAGGCGGTCCTGGAAACGGATGCTAACACCTTGGTGCTACTAGACAACCTGGCCATCCGCGAAACCCACTCCATTTTCTTCAAATCGCTGCAAG ATCGAGGCTTCAAACTCACATACAAGTTGGCGGATGACTCCAGTCTGCTGCTTTCCCGGTATGGGGAGTATCTCTACAAGAACGTGATCATCTTTGCCCCAAGTGTCGAGGAATTCGGTGGAGACATCAGCGTAGAACGACTGGCTCAGTTTGTGGACGATGGCGGCAATGTTCTGGTGGCAGGCAGCGAGAAATCCGGCGATGCTCTGCGCGAATTCGCCTCGGAATGTGGCTTCGAGCTGGACGAGGAGAATGCCGCGGTGATTGACCATCTGAATTACGATGCCAGCGATGCTGGAGACCACACCACCATCCTCACTTCGGCCAAGAACCTCATCCAGGCGGACACCATCGTGGGCAAGGCAAATAGAAAATCGGACGCAGCCCCTCTGATTTACCGCGGCACTGGTCTTATTGCCGACAAGGAGAACCCTCTGGTCCTGAAAGTCCTCACAGCCGAAAGCAGTGCCTACAGCTACAACCCCGATTCCAGCGTTACAGATTACCCGCATGCTGTGGGCCGTGGTACCCTACTGATTGCTGCCCTCCAGGCAAGAAACAACGCCCGTGTGGTGTTCTCCGGTTCCCTGGTCTTCTTCTCCGACGAGAGCTTCACCACGGCAGTACAGTACGCCCAGAGTGGAGTCTTCCACAAGCAGGCCGGAAACCGGGCTGTAGCCGAGTCCATCAGCCAGTGGGTGTTCGGTGAAACCGGACGTCTTCGCGTCGGTTCTGTGCAGCACAACAAGGAGGGCGAACGCTTACCGCCAGAGCAGGCCTACACCATCACCGATCCCGTCGTCTACACCATCGCCATTGAAGAGCTGGTGGATGGACAGTGGCGCGCCTTCAAGGCCAACGATATTCAGCTGGAGTTTGTCCGCATAGATCCCTTCGTGCGCACCTATCTGAAGCAAACAAAGACCGGAGCCTACGAAGCCAAGTTCAAGATTCCTGACGTCTACGGAGTGTACCAGTTCAAGGTGGATTACGATCGTGTCGGCTACACGCACTTGTACAGCACCACCCAGGTGTCAGTGCGGCCCCTGGAGCACACCCAGTACGAGCGATTCATTCCAAGCGCCTTTCCCTACTACACCAGCGCCTTCTCGATGATGATCGGGGTGTTTGTCTTCTCTTTCGTTTTCCTGCACTTCAAAGACGAGCCCACTGGCAAGAGCTCCAAGGACGATAAGAAGACTCAGTAG
- the Dlip1 gene encoding uncharacterized protein Dlip1 — protein MDIFESFCRTCGNECLEPLNIFEESTKTMDKLVPIAELMSTCLPASLPPLDFADDYPKQICRICLRKLSLAYEFHHQWLGAYSEFNVALKFEQRRKRSIANKTQKSKTDETPQTPVERVEEASPEVADADWMGSLAEEAPTSAQEKEVKSTSGMDKQSCARRHRCTVCNERFLTEKAWRFHYKFAHKSQE, from the coding sequence ATGGACATTTTTGAGAGCTTCTGCCGAACCTGTGGCAACGAGTGCCTGGAGCCATTGAACATCTTCGAGGAGAGCACCAAAACAATGGACAAATTGGTTCCCATCGCCGAGCTGATGTCCACTTGCCTTCCTGCCAGTTTGCCGCCTCTGGACTTCGCAGATGATTACCCCAAACAAATATGTCGCATTTGCCTAAGGAAGCTATCCCTGGCCTACGAATTCCATCACCAGTGGCTCGGAGCCTACAGCGAGTTTAATGTGGCACTGAAATTCGAGCAGCGCAGGAAGCGAAGCATTGCTAACAAAACACAGAAATCAAAAACAGATGAGACACCACAGACACCCGTGGAGCGCGTCGAGGAGGCTTCGCCGGAGGTAGCGGATGCCGATTGGATGGGTTCCCTGGCTGAAGAAGCACCCACTTCTGCCCAAGAGAAGGAAGTTAAAAGTACGAGTGGTATGGACAAACAAAGTTGTGCACGGCGGCATCGGTGCACCGTTTGCAATGAGCGATTCCTCACAGAAAAAGCTTGGCGTTTTCATTACAAATTCGCACACAAGTCTCAAGAATAA
- the NdufA3 gene encoding uncharacterized protein NdufA3 — MSANAARGSTSLLKRAWNEIPDIVGGSALALCGIVMATIGVANYYAKDGDNRRYKLGYVVFRHDDPRAEKVRNDEDD; from the coding sequence ATGTCGGCAAACGCTGCCCGTGGCTCTACGTCGCTGTTGAAGCGCGCCTGGAACGAGATTCCCGATATTGTCGGTGGATCCGCTCTGGCACTTTGCGGAATTGTTATGGCCACTATCGGAGTGGCCAACTACTATGCTAAGGATGGTGACAACCGTCGCTACAAGCTGGGCTATGTTGTCTTCCGCCATGACGATCCTCGTGCCGAAAAGGTGCGCAACGATGAGGACGACTAA
- the Dsor1 gene encoding dual specificity mitogen-activated protein kinase kinase dSOR1 isoform X1 — MSKNKLNLVLPPVNSEATGAATQVAPTPPFKTPSGTDTHSLLGKPKTSIDALTETLEGLDMDDTERKRIKVFLSQKEKIGELSDEDLEKLGELGSGNGGVVMKVRHTHTHLIMARKLIHLEVKPAIKKQILRELKVLHECNFPHIVGFYGAFYSDGEISICMEYMDGGSLDLILKRAGRIPESILGRITLAVLKGLSYLRDKHAIIHRDVKPSNILVNSSGEIKICDFGVSGQLIDSMANSFVGTRSYMSPERLQGTHYSVQSDIWSLGLSLVEMAIGMYPIPPPNTATLESIFADNAEEGGQPVDEPRAMAIFELLDYIVNEPPPKLEHKIFSNEFKDFVDICLKKQPDERADLKTLLSHPWIRKAEVEEVDISGWVCKTMDLPPSTPKRNTSPN, encoded by the exons ATGTCGAAGAACAAGCTGAACCTGGTGCTGCCGCCGGTGAATTCGGAGGCAACTGGTGCGGCCACCCAAGTGGCACCCACACCGCCATTCAAAACCCCCTCGGGCACAGA CACACACAGTTTGCTGGGCAAGCCGAAGACGAGCATCGATGCGCTGACGGAGACACTGGAGGGCCTGGACATGGACGACACGGAACGGAAAAGGATCAAGGTCTTCCTCAGCCAAAAGGAGAAGATCGGCGAGCTGTCGGACGAGGATCTGGAGAAGCTCGGCGAGCTGGGCTCCGGCAACGGAGGCGTCGTCATGAAGGTCcggcacacgcacacacacctgATAATGGCCAGGAAACTGATCCACCTGGAGGTGAAGCCGGCGATCAAGAAACAGATCCTGCGCGAGCTAAAGGTCCTCCACGAATGCAACTTCCCGCACATCGTCGGATTCTACGGCGCCTTTTACAGTGACGGTGAAATCAGCATCTGCATGGAATACATGGATGGGGGATCCCTCGATCTGATCCTGAAGCGGGCTGGCCGGATACCAGAGTCGATTCTGGGCCGGATAACACTGGCCGTGCTGAAGGGATTGAGCTACCTGCGCGACAAGCACGCCATCATCCATCGGGACGTGAAGCCGAGCAATATTCTCGTCAATAGCAGCGGCGAGATAAAGATCTGTGATTTCGGCGTTTCCGGCCAGTTGATAGACTCCATGGCCAACTCGTTTGTGGGCACCCGCAGCTACATGTCG CCGGAGCGACTGCAGGGCACTCACTACTCCGTGCAGTCGGACATCTGGTCGCTGGGCCTGTCACTGGTGGAAATGGCCATTGGCATGTACCCGATCCCGCCGCCGAACACCGCCACGTTAGAGTCAATATTCGCGGACAATGCCGAGGAGGGTGGCCAGCCGGTGGACGAGCCGCGGGCAATGGCCATATTCGAGCTTCTGGACTACATTGTGAACGAACCGCCGCCAAAGCTGGAGCACAAGATATTCTCCAACGAGTTCAAGGACTTTGTGGACATTTGCTTGAAGAAGCAGCCCGACGAGCGAGCCGATCTCAAGACCCTGCTG AGTCATCCGTGGATACGCAAggcggaggtggaggaggtggATATATCGGGATGGGTGTGCAAGACAATGGATCTGCCGCCGTCGACGCCAAAGCGCAATACGTCGCCCAACTAG
- the Dsor1 gene encoding dual specificity mitogen-activated protein kinase kinase dSOR1 isoform X2 translates to MSKNKLNLVLPPVNSEATGAATQVAPTPPFKTPSGTDLLGKPKTSIDALTETLEGLDMDDTERKRIKVFLSQKEKIGELSDEDLEKLGELGSGNGGVVMKVRHTHTHLIMARKLIHLEVKPAIKKQILRELKVLHECNFPHIVGFYGAFYSDGEISICMEYMDGGSLDLILKRAGRIPESILGRITLAVLKGLSYLRDKHAIIHRDVKPSNILVNSSGEIKICDFGVSGQLIDSMANSFVGTRSYMSPERLQGTHYSVQSDIWSLGLSLVEMAIGMYPIPPPNTATLESIFADNAEEGGQPVDEPRAMAIFELLDYIVNEPPPKLEHKIFSNEFKDFVDICLKKQPDERADLKTLLSHPWIRKAEVEEVDISGWVCKTMDLPPSTPKRNTSPN, encoded by the exons ATGTCGAAGAACAAGCTGAACCTGGTGCTGCCGCCGGTGAATTCGGAGGCAACTGGTGCGGCCACCCAAGTGGCACCCACACCGCCATTCAAAACCCCCTCGGGCACAGA TTTGCTGGGCAAGCCGAAGACGAGCATCGATGCGCTGACGGAGACACTGGAGGGCCTGGACATGGACGACACGGAACGGAAAAGGATCAAGGTCTTCCTCAGCCAAAAGGAGAAGATCGGCGAGCTGTCGGACGAGGATCTGGAGAAGCTCGGCGAGCTGGGCTCCGGCAACGGAGGCGTCGTCATGAAGGTCcggcacacgcacacacacctgATAATGGCCAGGAAACTGATCCACCTGGAGGTGAAGCCGGCGATCAAGAAACAGATCCTGCGCGAGCTAAAGGTCCTCCACGAATGCAACTTCCCGCACATCGTCGGATTCTACGGCGCCTTTTACAGTGACGGTGAAATCAGCATCTGCATGGAATACATGGATGGGGGATCCCTCGATCTGATCCTGAAGCGGGCTGGCCGGATACCAGAGTCGATTCTGGGCCGGATAACACTGGCCGTGCTGAAGGGATTGAGCTACCTGCGCGACAAGCACGCCATCATCCATCGGGACGTGAAGCCGAGCAATATTCTCGTCAATAGCAGCGGCGAGATAAAGATCTGTGATTTCGGCGTTTCCGGCCAGTTGATAGACTCCATGGCCAACTCGTTTGTGGGCACCCGCAGCTACATGTCG CCGGAGCGACTGCAGGGCACTCACTACTCCGTGCAGTCGGACATCTGGTCGCTGGGCCTGTCACTGGTGGAAATGGCCATTGGCATGTACCCGATCCCGCCGCCGAACACCGCCACGTTAGAGTCAATATTCGCGGACAATGCCGAGGAGGGTGGCCAGCCGGTGGACGAGCCGCGGGCAATGGCCATATTCGAGCTTCTGGACTACATTGTGAACGAACCGCCGCCAAAGCTGGAGCACAAGATATTCTCCAACGAGTTCAAGGACTTTGTGGACATTTGCTTGAAGAAGCAGCCCGACGAGCGAGCCGATCTCAAGACCCTGCTG AGTCATCCGTGGATACGCAAggcggaggtggaggaggtggATATATCGGGATGGGTGTGCAAGACAATGGATCTGCCGCCGTCGACGCCAAAGCGCAATACGTCGCCCAACTAG
- the LOC122321921 gene encoding complement component 1 Q subcomponent-binding protein, mitochondrial-like, whose protein sequence is MSWYMRMFRPLPRTMDQVVRHGWLRQGSGVFVAADYKGASPIGHSIAMYNITGRRPISTGNWHGKEHQNPLAEQEQEEHKEQEQKKKRENHHGFTLNPKKAEVTPLERHLVEFLTGEIIEERRIQLKLNAPLLLDDYVAIFRGSEVELVKTTPKERVTIVFNVSKSVPPTVHDESTPMRSVPKFEVLIKRDEVLLALHCQFFQTAFKDDTEGEPKPNQKYADMFYIKDVSLYEHDCTDRSYTIEASLFVDDLYDLLMDMLAEVGITNEFVEKVSDLATAHEHASYIEFLENLSKFAVGPPPPLGGDDGGTE, encoded by the coding sequence ATGTCTTGGTATATGCGAATGTTCCGCCCGTTGCCACGCACCATGGACCAGGTCGTGCGACACGGTTGGTTGCGACAAGGCTCAGGAGTATTTGTCGCCGCTGATTATAAGGGAGCAAGCCCCATTGGACACAGCATTGCGATGTACAATATTACTGGCCGACGACCCATCTCCACTGGCAACTGGCACGGAAAGGAGCATCAAAATCCCCTGGCGGAGCAGGAACAGGAGGAACATAAGGAACAGGAGCAGAAGAAGAAGCGAGAAAATCATCATGGTTTCACACTGAATCCGAAAAAGGCTGAGGTGACCCCATTGGAACGCCATCTGGTCGAGTTTCTAACCGGGGAAATCATCGAGGAACGCCGGATACAATTGAAACTGAATGCGCCGCTACTTCTGGACGACTATGTGGCCATATTCCGCGGTTCGGAGGTCGAGTTGGTGAAGACAACACCCAAGGAGCGGGTCACCATCGTCTTTAATGTCAGCAAGAGTGTGCCGCCAACCGTTCATGATGAAAGCACTCCGATGCGGAGTGTTCCCAAGTTCGAGGTCCTGATCAAGCGGGACGAGGTCCTGCTCGCACTTCACTGCCAATTTTTCCAGACGGCCTTCAAGGATGACACGGAGGGGGAGCCGAAGCCGAATCAAAAGTATGCCGACATGTTCTACATTAAAGACGTGTCATTGTACGAGCACGACTGCACCGACCGCTCATATACCATTGAGGCCAGCCTGTTTGTCGATGATCTCTACGACCTTCTTATGGATATGCTGGCCGAGGTGGGGATCACCAACGAGTTTGTCGAGAAGGTCTCGGACTTGGCCACCGCCCACGAGCATGCCTCATACATTGAGTTTCTGGAAAACTTGTCCAAATTCGCGGTGGGTCCGCCGCCGCCACTTGGTGGCGATGATGGTGGCACCGAATAG
- the LOC108127172 gene encoding kelch-like protein 5 produces MSAVNNQKESPSRDSTASTSGHISMLADNTMGSLSRDYSLGSLNSTGSQDEFFRCRDHADNILKKMQLYMDSQQLCDVVLIAGIDGKRVPAHRLVLSASSAYFSAMFTGSLRETKEQEVTLGEVHGDALHLLVQYCYTGFIEMREDTVETLLATACLLQLNSVVTACCNFLARQLHPSNCLGFAFFAEQQSCTTLLRLAQAYTCQYFTQVCQNQEFFQLNADQLGKLLCSDDLNVPTEQEVFHSLMSWVRHDSPAREQHIPELLALVRLPLLQPGFIMDHVENVCNANECQQLVMEAFKWHLMPERRSRIATERTTPRKSTVGRLLAVGGMDAHKGTISIESYCPRLDKWTPWKHMTGRRLQFGAAVMEDKLILVGGRDGLKTLNTVESLDLNTMTWAPLNAMATPRHGLGVAVLEGPLYAVGGHDGWSYLNTVERWDPVARTWSYVAPMSSMRSTAGVAVLGGRLYAVGGRDGSVCHRSIECYDPHTNKWSLLAPMNRRRGGVGVTVANGFLYALGGHDCPASNPMVCRTETVERYDPATDTWTLICALALGRDAIGCALLGDRLIVVGGYDGNQALKNVEEYDPVRNGWNELAPMSFARAGACVVAIPNVIPPAAHQPPPSATKKKKWKPVRLDPICYSRRPRSVEFVDFYNM; encoded by the exons ATGTCGGCGGTCAACAATCAAAAGGAGAGCCCCAGTCGGGACTCGACAGCTTCCACATCCGGTCACATTTCCATGCTGGCGGACAACACGATGGGATCACTGTCCCGAGACTATAGCCTGGGCAGCCTGAACTCGACCGGAAGCCAGGACGAGTTCTTCCGGTGCCGGGATCATGCCGACAATATCCTCAAGAAGATGCAGCTCTACATGGACAGCCAGCAGCTGTGCGACGTAGTCCTGATCGCGGGCATCGATGGCAAGCG AGTGCCTGCTCACCGTTTGGTGCTATCGGCGTCGAGCGCCTACTTCTCCGCCATGTTCACCGGATCGCTGCGCGAGACCAAGGAACAGGAGGTAACCCTCGGCGAGGTGCACGGCGATGCACTGCATCTGCTGGTGCAATATTGCTACACCGGATTCATCGAGATGCGCGAGGATACGGTGGAGACGCTGCTGGCCACCGCCTGCCTCCTTCAGCTCAATTCTGTAGTCACTGCCTGCTGCAACTTCCTCGCCCGCCAGTTGCATCCGTCGAACTGCCTGGGATTCGCCTTCTTTGCGGAGCAGCAGAGCTGCACCACCTTGCTGCGCTTGGCCCAGGCCTATACCTGCCAGTACTTCACACAAGTGTGCCAGAACCAGGAGTTCTTCCAGCTAAACGCCGACCAGCTGGGTAAGCTGCTGTGCAGCGATGATCTCAACGTGCCCACGGAGCAGGAAGTCTTCCACAGCCTTATGTCTTGGGTGCGTCACGATTCCCCCGCCAGGGAGCAGCATATCCCCGAGCTGCTGGCCTTGGTACGACTCCCCTTGTTGCAGCCCGGGTTCATCATGGATCATGTGGAGAACGTCTGCAATGCCAACGAGTGCCAGCAGCTGGTGATGGAGGCCTTCAAGTGGCACTTGATGCCCGAGCGCAGATCCCGGATCGCCACCGAACGCACCACACCGCGCAAGTCGACGGTGGGTCGCCTCTTGGCTGTCGGGGGCATGGATGCCCACAAGGGCACCATTAGCATTGAGAGCTACTGTCCGCGGCTGGACAAGTGGACACCTTGGAAGCACATGACCGGCCGTCGGCTGCAATTCGGCGCCGCCGTTATGGAGGATAAGCTTATATTAGTCGGTGGCAGGGATGGACTGAAGACCCTGAACACTGTGGAGAGTCTGGACCTGAATACGATGACCTGGGCACCGCTGAATGCAATGGCCACGCCGCGTCATGGCCTAGGAGTGGCGGTGCTGGAGGGTCCGCTATATGCCGTGGGCGGACACGATGGCTGGAGTTACCTGAACACAGTGGAGAG ATGGGATCCCGTGGCGCGCACCTGGAGCTATGTGGCTCCCATGTCTTCAATGCGTTCTACTGCTGGAGTGGCCGTACTGGGTGGTCGCCTGTATGCGGTGGGAGGACGCGATGGATCTGTCTGCCATCGCTCCATCGAATGCTACGATCCGCACACCAACAAATGGAGTCTTCTGGCGCCGATGAATAGACGCCGCGGCGGCGTGGGC GTAACGGTGGCCAATGGCTTCTTGTACGCTCTGGGCGGTCACGACTGCCCGGCCAGCAACCCCATGGTGTGTCGCACGGAGACGGTGGAGCGTTACGATCCAGCCACCGATACTTGGACATTG ATCTGCGCTTTGGCTCTGGGACGAGATGCCATTGGTTGTGCCCTGCTCGGCGATCGCCTAATTGTCGTTGGCGGCTACGACGGCAACCAGGCCCTGAAGAACGTCGAGGAGTACGATCCGGTGCGCAACGGATGGAACGAACTGGCGCCGATGTCGTTCGCCAGAGCCGGCGCCTGTGTGGTGGCCATTCCGAATGTCATACCGCCGGCGGCCCACCAGCCACCGCCCAGTGCTACA AAAAAGAAGAAGTGGAAGCCTGTGAGATTGGATCCAATCTGCTACAGTAGGCGTCCGAGATCGGTCGAGTTTGTCGACTTCTATAACATGTAA